The DNA region CCAGCGCAGTCCCGCTGCCATCGTCATTCGCGCCGGGCGCGTCGGAGGCCGCGTCCATCACATCGCTGACACGGCTGTCGATATGGCCCTGCACGATCACGACCTCGTTCGGCCGTTCGGTTCCGCGCTGGATCGCGACCGCATTGCGAACGAGGGTCGGTGTGGGGACGCGCGGGCCGGTGACGGTTTCGCCCACCGGCAGGACTTCGAGGCAATCGCCGCACTTGGCGCCAATGCGCTTGAACTCCGCCAGCCCCCAGTCAACCGCCGCACCGATCCCGCGCTTCGGGTCGGTCTGCGAGGAGAGCGTGTGGCGGGTGCCGAAACTGACGAGCTTCTCGACATCCTCCTCCAGCCTTTCGGCGGAGACGTCATCGGCGGGGTGGGTTTGGGCGGAGAGCGGGGCGGCCGCGAGGGCGGCGAGGAGGATCAGTTTGCGCATGGGGCTTCGGTAGCGGGAACTACCCTTCCAACACAATCCCTCGTCGCCCCGGCCGCCGAGCCGGGGCTTGGCTTCTCTTGCGAAGTAGGGAGCCAAGCCCCGTGTCATGCACGGGGCGACGAGAACTTTAGTAAGCCCGTGCCACCAGAATACGCTCGACCGCAGGCTCGCCCGTGAAAATGCAGGTCCCGGTCGCCGCCACGCCGCCACGCGGGACGTTGCGGATGGTGAGTTTCAGCGTCTTCAGTTTCTCGACCACGGCATCCAGCGCCGCGCCGGTCGGCTTGGACCACTCGACCTCGACCCAGCCGGGATACTTCCCGCCCTTTTCGAAATGCGCGGCAACGCCAGCCCACTCGGTCACGCCGCGCGTGATGTTGGCATCACGCCGCGCGCGAGCTTCTTCGTAGAGGCTGGACTGGATCGCTTCGAGCACCGCGCCTGCCTCGGCCGCGAAATCGGCGTGGACGGGGTAGGTGAAGGCGGGCTTGCCGTTGGCCGTGTTCCACAGCTGGTCGCGGCGCAGAACAGCGATCTTGCCGTCAGCCATATCGCGCGAGCCGACCTCGATGATGATCGGAGCGCCCTTACGCACCCAATCCCAGCGCTTGGCGGCAGCCTTGCCGGGCTTCACGTCGAGCAGAACGCGGATACGTTCGCCCAGCGCAGTTTGCCCAGCGAGAGCCGCGCGGACCTGTTCGCAATAAGCGATCAGCTCGGCATCTTCCGGCGCCTCGCGCAGCATCGGGATGATGACGATCTGCTGCGGTGCAATCGCGGGCGGCACGCGTAAGCCGTCGTCATCGCCGTGGGTCATGATCACCCCGCCGATCAGCCGCGTCGAAACGCCCCAGCTGGTGGTGTGGCAGAACTGTTGGGTGCCTTCGCGGTCCTGATACTGGATGCCAGCGGCGTGCGCGAAATTGGTGCCGAGATAGTGGCTGGTGCCCGCTTGCAACGCCTTGCCATCCTGCATCATCGCCTCGATCGACCAAGTCTCGACCGCGCCGGGGAAACGCTCGTTCTCGGGCTTTTCGCCCGCGATTACCGGCAGCGCGAGATCATCCTCGGCGCAGGCGCGATACATTTCGAGCGCGCGGTGGGTTTCCTCCAGCGCCTGTTCGCGGTTCTCGTGCGCGGTGTGGCCTTCCTGCCAGAGGAACTCGCTGGTGCGCAGGAACATCCGCGTGCGCATTTCCCAACGCACGACGTTGGCCCATTGGTTGGTGAGCAGCGGCAGATCGCGCCACGATTGCACCCAGCGCGCCATCGCGTCGCCGATGATCGTTTCGGACGTGGGGCGCACCACCAGCGGCTCTTCCAGCTTGGCGGCGGGATCGGGGATCAGCCCGCCCTTACCATCCGAAATCAGCCGGTGGTGGGTGACGACCGCCATTTCCTTGGCAAAGCCTTCGACGTGTTCGGCTTCGCGGGTGAAGTTCGACAACGGAATGAACAGCGGGAAGTAGCAGTTCTGCACACCCGCCGCCTTGATCCGGTCGTCCATCAAGCGCTGGATGCGTTCCCAGATGCCATAGCCCCACGGCTTGATCACCATGCAGCCGCGCACGCCCGATTCCTCGGCGAGGTCGGCGGCGCTGATGACCTCCTGGTACCACTTGGCAAAGTCGTCTTCGCGCTTGACGGTGAGCGCGTGGCGGATCTGGGACACGGGATCTATTCCTGTTTGAACGGGTGCGGTGGGCTCGCCGCGATGGCGCGCCGCTTCGCGCTATTTGCCCAGTTCGTCCAGCTTCTTTTGCATCGCAGCCATCTGCTCGCGCAGCACCGCAAGCTCATCGGTGGCGGCCGGCTTGGGCTTATCTTTGGTCTTGCCCATGCCCGGCAGGAACACATCCGCCGCAGCGCGCATCATCGCCATGTTGGTTTCATGGATCGCGGCAAACGGCGTCGCGCTGAGGCCCTTTTCGAAGGCTTCACGGATTTTCGACTGATTGTCGCGGAAATTGGCCATGCTGGCTTCGAGATAGGACGGCATCATCGCCTGCATCGAATTACCGTACATCCCGATCAGCTGACGCAGGAAGCTGACGGGCAGCATCTGCTCACCATTGGCTTCTTCGTCCATGATGATCTGGGTCAGGATCGCATGGGTGATGTCATCACCGGACTTGGCATCGAGCACCTGAAAATCGACATTCTCACGCACCATCCGGGCGAGATCTTCCAGCGTGATGTAGCTCGACGAGGCGGTGTTGTAGAGCCGCCGATTGGCGTACTTCTTGATGATAATCGCATCGCCGATTTCGCCCGATGCTGCTTTTGCCCTGCCGACCATTGTGTTTATAGATCCCGTTAGATGCGCCCGGATGACGTCTCTTAGCACCTGCACAAGCTGCGGTGCAACAAGCACCGGTCGGACAGGTTAGCCGCGCCTGAGTCGTCCGCCGATCACGGTCAGCATTTCGTACGCCGACAGCCCGGTTTGCTGCGCAGCATCGGCGATGTCCCAAGGCACGTCGACCCAGTCTCCGGCGGCCAGATCGGGGGCGGCGGTCAAATCGATCACCACCATGTCCATCGACACCTTGCCCAAAATCGGCAGGCGGCGGCCGTGGTGCGAAAAGGCATTGCCCGGCCCGCGCGTGCGCAGAAAACCGTCGGCATAGCCCATCGACACCGTCCCGACCCGCATCGGCGCGGGCGCAGTGAAGGTTGCATTGTAGCCGACGCTTGCACCCGCCGCGACAGTGCGGGTCTGGAGGATCGCGGCCTGCACCTGCGCCACCGGACGGATCGCAGCGGCGAGTTCAGATCGCGGCACACCGCCGTAAAGCGCGAGGCCAGGGCGGGTGAGGTCGAAGGCATAATCCGCCCCCAGAGCAATCCCCGCGCTGTTGGCGAGGCTGGCGCGGCGGTGGGGGATTGCGCCCAAAACACCTCGGAACGCCGCCAATTGGCGCGGGTTCATCGCGCTATCCGCTTCATCGGCACTGGCGAGGTGGCTCATCAGTATGTCGATGTCGAGCGCAGCAATCGCAGCGTCATTCGCCTCGCTTACCGCAATGCCGAGCCGGTTAATGCCGGTGTCGACCATCAGGTGACAGCGCCCTCCCCCGCTCGCCGACCACCGCTCCGCCTGCTCCAGTGAGTTGATCACCGGCACCGCCCCAACCGCGCGGGCATAGGCGCATTCTGGATCATTCCGAACGCCGTGCAATACCGCCACTTGCTGCGGCGGGACATGGGCGATCACAGCTGCAACCTCGCTCCAATGGGCAACGAAGAAGGTCTCGCACCCGGCATCGCGCAGCACCGGAACGCAGGTCGCAGCGCCAAGGCCATAGGCATCCGCCTTGACCGCAGCACCCGCCTTTGCCGATCCCGAAAGCGCATCAAGTGCCCGCCAATTGGCGGCGAGCGCATCCCTATCGACGGTCAATCGCAAGCTGGCGGGCGGCGGAGGCACACTGCGATCAGCACGCTCGCCGCCCGAGGCATTGTCAGTCATCAGCAAAATCTCGCGGCGGACCGTTCGGAATGCCCCACCATGCCACGACGAGCCCGAAAGCCACCACCACCCACGTGTACCACAACCCGGCATAGATATCCCCGGTCCGCGCCACGATCACCCCCGCGATCAGCGGCAGGAACCCGCCGAGATAGCCTGCGCCGATATGGTAAGGGATCGACATCGAGGAATAGCGGATGCGCGGCGGGAACATCTCGGACAACAAGGCCGCGACCGACCCATAGGTCAACGCCGACAGCATCCCCAGCGCCAGCAAGACGCCCACGATCCCGATCACGTTGGCAAGCGGCGGCTGCTGCTTGGCGAAATCAAACCCGTAGACCCCAAGCGCTGCGTGAAGTCCCGCGCGCCGCGCCGCACCATCGGCAAACCACGCCGGATCGATCGCGATGGGATTGCCGCCCGCTGTCACGCTCAAGGTCTCGCCCGGCGTCAGGGTGTAAGGCACGCCCGAGGCAGTAAGCGTCTCCAGCATCTTGCCGCAATCGGTCTGATCGCGCTGGAACATCTCGGCAAAGGGATCGGTCTCGCAAGCTGGCCCGCTCACCACGATCGGAGTGGCTTCGGCCGCCGCGGCCAGCTGCGGGTTGGCAAAGCTCCCCATCAGCCAGAACAGCGGGAACAGCAGCGCGAGGCTGAGTGCCGCGCCGATGATGATCGGCTTCTTGCGCCCCACCCGGTCCGACCATTTGCCGACGATGACGTAGAAGCTCATCACGATCAGGCCCGAGACCAGCAGCACCAGCTCGACCGTAAGATCGTCAACGTGCATCGGCCCGCGCAGGAAGCTCATCGCCGAGAAGAAGCCGGTGTACCACACCGTTGTCAGAATGCCGGTGATCCCGAACAGCGCGACGAACAACCGCTTGGGATTGCCGGGATAGGTCATGCTTTCGATGAAAGGATTGCCCGCGGTCTCACCTGCCGCCTTCATCGCCTGAAACACCGGGCTTTCCGACAGCTTCAACCGCATCCACAGCGAAATGGCGAGGAGGCCGATCGACAGCAGGAACGGCACGCGCCAGCCCCAAGCTGCAAAGGCATCTTCCGGGATCAGCGCGCGGCAAGCCAGCACGACGATGATCGACAGCACGAAGCCCCCCGCCACGCTCGCCTGAATGAAGCTGGTGTAGAAACCGCGCTTTTCGGGCGGGGCGTGTTCGGCGACATAGATCGCCGCGCCGCCATATTCGCCCCCCAGTGCGAGGCCCTGCAACACCCGAAGCAGGATCACGATGATCGGTGCGGCCATGCCGATGGTATCAACCGTCGGGATCAGGCCAACGCCTGCCGTGGCAATGCCCATCAGGGTGACAGTCACGAGGAAGGTGTATTTGCGCCCCAGCTTGTCACCCAAATACCCGAACAGCACCGCGCCAAGCGGACGAAAGGCGAAGCCGACTGCGAAGGTTGACCACACCAGCAGCAAGCCCAGCGTCTCGTTATCCGTGGCGTAGAAGGCATCCTTAAGGATGTAGGCGAGCGTGCCGTAGATGAAGAAATCGTACCATTCGAAGATGGTGCCTGCGCTTGATGCGCCGATTACCAGCCGGATTTCCTGCTCGCTCGGCTCACGTGCGGCGAGCGCCTGCGCTTCTGCCATGTCTGTTACATCCCCTTAGCCCTGCCGGGCGACCTCTTGCCCGTGTCCCTAGCCTTGCTCCGCGCCGCTTGAAAGCGCCTCGCACGCCGCCTTCCACGGCAATAGCAGCGCGCCGTGCCGTCCGGGATGGGGAAGCGCGGGTGAGAGCACGTCCAGCCCCGGCCACTCAGGCAGGTCGCCCTCACCCGCTAGCCAAGCGGTGAGTGTGGTGGTGGTTGTCCTGATCCGAGCAGGCTCGGCCCCGATGGCGCTGCGGGCAAGCAACGCAGCGGAAGCCTGTCCGATCGCGCAGGCACTTACCGTCATGCCGATCCGGCCGATGCGCCCGTCCTCTGCCAGCGCCAGTCCGATCGCGATCACGCTGCCGCAGCTACGCGAGCGGGCTTCGGCGCGCAGCGAAAGGGTATCGTCGAGCGGAAATTGCACAAGCTCCGTCGCCAGGCCGAGCAACGCGGGCGAATAGAGCTTGGCCGCTGGGCGGGCGGTCACGGCGGTCAGCGGGCGGCCCGCTTGGCCGCGGCCTCCCGTGCTTCGAACTCGCCGCGCAGTCGTTCACGCCGGACTTCGATGGCGGGGAGCAGTTGGCGCGAGAAGGCATCGGCGGCGGCATAGGTGCGCGCTTCGGTCATCCATTGCGGGCGACCTGTGTAACCCCAGCTTTCGTCATACCCGGTCACCACCAAGGCAAAGGCGAAGACTGCCATCAGCGCGCCCTTGATCGCGCCGAAGCCGAAGCCGAGCACGCGGTCAACCGGCCCCAGCACCGCTCCGTCGGAAGCGCCGCTGGCAGTGCCAATGATCACTTTCATTGCGGCATAGGGGATCAGCAGCAGCAGCACGAATGCGAGCAGCGCGTCCCCCGGCTCGACCGGATAGAGCATCCGTAATCCCTTGGTCAGCTCGGGATGGAGGAAATGCAGTGCGAAAGCCGCCAGCACCCAAGCGGCGAGCGAGAGCACTTCCTGCACCAACCCACGCATGAACCCGCCAATGGCCGCGATGACCACGATAATGGCAATGATGATGTCGAGACCAGCCATAGGCGGTCAAGGTTATGCGCTGCCCATCACCTGGTCAACGACGTTCGCCAGTGCGCCAAGCCCACGATAGTCCGCGTCAGCGCTGGCCGTGGCGCCTCCTGCTGGGCCATAGCAGCGCGCAAAGCCGAGTTTGGCCGCCTCGCGCATTCGCAGGGGGGCGTGGGCGACGGGGCGGATTTCACCCGCCAGACTGACCTCGCCGAACCACGCGGTCTTGTCCGGTAGCGGCCGATCCGCCAGTGCCGAGACCAGTGCAGCAGCCACGGCAAGGTCGGCCGCAGGGTCGGTCAGACGGTATCCCCCGGCGATGTTGAGATAGACTTCAGCCGACGAGAAGTTCAGCCCGCAGCGCGATTCCAGCACGGCGAGCAACATCGCAAGCCTTCCGGAATCCCACCCCACAACTGCACGTCGCGGAGTCGCGCCGGATTGCAGGCGGACGATGAGCGCTTGAATTTCCACGAGAACCGGGCGGGTGCCCTCCAATGCCGGGAACACCGCGCTGCCCGCCAACGGTGTCTCGCGGCCCGACAGGAACAGTAGGGATGGATTGGCGACTTCCTCCAGCCCTTCCGACGCCATCGCGAAAACGCCGATCTCATCCACCGCGCCGAAGCGGTTCTTGAGCGCGCGCAAGATGCGGTATTGGTGCGAGCGTTCGCCTTCAAAGCTCATCACCACATCGACCATGTGCTCAAGCACGCGGGGTCCAGCGATGGTGCCGTCCTTGGTGACATGGCCAACCAGCACCACCGCGCAGCCGCTTTCCTTGGCATAGCGGATAAGTTCGAGCGCGCAGCCGCGCACTTGGCTGACGGTGCCGGGAGCGCCTTCGATGGTGTCGGAATGCATCGTCTGAATCGAATCGATCACCAGCAAAGCGGGCGGCTCGCCATTGCCGAGCGTCGTCAGAATGTCGCGGACCGAGGTTTCCGACGCGAGTCGAATCGGCGCGTCGATCATGCCCATGCGGCTCGCGCGCAGCCGCACCTGCCCAGCCGCCTCCTCGCCGCTGACATAGACGACATCATTGCCGCCGCGTGCGATCGTGGCCGCGCATTGCAACAGCAGCGTCGATTTGCCGATCCCCGGATCGCCGCCGAGCAGCACTGCGCTTCCCGGCACGAGCCCGCCGCCGAGCGCCCGGTCGAACTCGGCTAGGCCGGTCGATTTCCGCACCGGGAGCTGCGTCGGCGCATTCAAAGGCTCGAACATCACGGCCCGCCCACCGCTCGACAGGTCGTGCTTCTGCGAGAAAACCGTCGCAGGCACATCCTCCACCAGCGTGTTCCATTGCCCGCAATCGGCGCATTGCCCCTGCCAGCGCGGGGAGACCGAGCCGCATTCCTGACACACAAAGCGGCGTTTCGATTTTGCCATAGACAGGCGCAATAACGAGAACAGATGACGAACGCAATTGCATTGCTGTGGACTTCGTCGCTACACAGTCACGATGCGCCAGAAGGAACTGCGCCTTGCTCTGGTATGTTACGGCGGGGTCAGCCTGGCGGTCTATATGCACGGCATCACCAAGGAGGTGTGGCACCTCGCCCGGGCGAGCCGTGCATTCCACCATCCCGCCGCTGTTCCGCTGGACGGTGTCGCGGCCGCCTATCGCGATTTTCTGCGCACGGTGGAGCGCGATCATGCGCTGAGGCTGCGGGTGCTCCCTGATATCCTCACTGGGGCGAGCGCGGGCGGGATCAATGCGGTGTTCCTCGCGCAGGCGCTGTATGCCGGACACAGCCTTGAGCCGCTCACCGACCTGTGGCTGACCAACGCCGATGCAAGCGAGCTGACCGATCCCGACGCCGAGCCGCTCTGGCGCTATGGCAAGCTCTGGGCGCAGCCGATTGCCGAGTGGTTCCTGAGCCGTCCGGGTAACGCGGTAAGCGCAACGGTCTCGCCCGAAACCCGCGCCGAGGTGCGCGCCAAAGTCTCGCGTTTGGTGCGCGGGCGCTGGTTCAGCCCGCCGTTTTCAGGCTCGCGGTTTTCGGCGATGCTGTTTGAGGCGCTGATGAAGATGGAGGCGGTTGGCGACGGCCTCCCCTTGCTGCCTGCCAGCTATCCGATTGACCTGACCGTCACTGCCACAGATTTTCGCGGGCACCCGGAACGGCTGCGGCTCAATTCCCCGCCCCATGTCGAGGAGACCGAGCATCGCTTGCCGATCACCTTCCGCGCGCGGGTGGGCGAAGGGAGCCGGGGCGGAATGCCGGGAATGCTGGCCGATCCGCTCGAACTGGTGCTGGCCGCCCGTGCGACGGCGAGCTTTCCCGGCGCTTTTCCGCCCCTGACAATTGCCGAGATCGATGCGCTGGCCACTGCCGAGGGCCAGCAATGGCCGAGCCGTGACGCGTTCCTCGCGCGGATCATGCCCGCCCATGTCGCGCGCGGAAGCATGGCCGAGGTCGCGCTGATCGACGGCGCGGTGCTGGTGGGCGCGCCGTTCGGAGCTGCCCTCACCGCGCTGCATGGTCGCCCGGCGCAGCGCGAGGTTGACCGGCGCTTCGTCTATCTCGATCCGCGCCCCGATGGGGCTCGCCCTGCTCCCGGCACCCGCACCCGCGACGTGGGCTTCTTTGGCGCGATCTTCGGTTCGCTCTCCACCATCCCGCGCGAACAGCCGATCCGCGATGATCTGGAACGCATCGACCAGCAATCGCGGGACGCCGCGCGGCTGAAGCGCATCGTGATGGATTTGCAACCCGATATCGACCGCGCGGTTGAGAAGCTGTTCGGCTATACGTTCCTGCTCGATCGCCCCACGCCCAAGCGGCTGTCTGCCTGGCGCTCCAGGGCCCAGCAAGCCGCGGCCGAGCGGGCGGGCTATGCCTTTGGCGCCTATGCGCTTACCAAGTTCGACGGCATCCTCGGCCAGTTAGCGACGCTGATCCTGCGCGCCGCCGGGCAGCCGATGGCGGATACGGGCGCGCTGATCGAGGTCTTGCGCTGCGAGCTTGAGGCGCGCGGGTTGCACCAATTGACCGGCGCGCAGGGCGGCGCGACTTTGGGGGCGATTGCCTTTTTCCGCGCGCATGACACCGGCTTCCGCATCCGCCGGCTGCAAATGCTGTCGCGCAAGCTGGCGCGCGATTGGCAGGTCGATCCCGAGATTTCCGAGGACGCGCTCGACCGTGCGCGCGACCGGCTTTATGAGATTTTGGCGCTCTATTATCGCGCGGATGAAGATGTGCTGCACGCTCCGCGCTTCCGCGAATTGGCGGTAAATGCCCTGAAGGCCCCCGCTGCGGTGATCGATTACCTCAGTGCCGAGCGCCTGCTGCCAGCGACCGATCTCGCCGCCGAGGAGTTGCTGATCGACGCGCTGGAGGACATGCCGAAAAGCCTCAAGCGGCGGATGCTGCTGACCTATCTCGGCTTCCCGTTTTACGATGTTGCCACTCTGCCTCTGTCGCGGCGCGAGGGACTGGATGAGTTCAACCCGGTCAAAATCGACCGCATCTCGCCGGACGACGCACGCTCGATCCGTGACGGCGGGACGGCGGCCACCTTGCGCGGGATCGAGTTTTACAATTTCGGCGCGTTCTTCAGCCGCGATTACCGCGAGAATGACTACCTGTGGGGACGCCTGCACGGTGCGGAGCGGATGATCGATCTGGTCGCCTCGACGGTCACGGGCGGCGTTGCGCCGCAAACCATTACGGCCGCCAAGCGCTCGGTGTTCCTTGCGGTGCTGGAGGAAGAGGAGCTGTCCGGCCGCTGCCAGCGCGGGCTGATCGACCAGATCCGGCTCGAAGTGCACGAGCGAA from uncultured Erythrobacter sp. includes:
- the radA gene encoding DNA repair protein RadA; this translates as MAKSKRRFVCQECGSVSPRWQGQCADCGQWNTLVEDVPATVFSQKHDLSSGGRAVMFEPLNAPTQLPVRKSTGLAEFDRALGGGLVPGSAVLLGGDPGIGKSTLLLQCAATIARGGNDVVYVSGEEAAGQVRLRASRMGMIDAPIRLASETSVRDILTTLGNGEPPALLVIDSIQTMHSDTIEGAPGTVSQVRGCALELIRYAKESGCAVVLVGHVTKDGTIAGPRVLEHMVDVVMSFEGERSHQYRILRALKNRFGAVDEIGVFAMASEGLEEVANPSLLFLSGRETPLAGSAVFPALEGTRPVLVEIQALIVRLQSGATPRRAVVGWDSGRLAMLLAVLESRCGLNFSSAEVYLNIAGGYRLTDPAADLAVAAALVSALADRPLPDKTAWFGEVSLAGEIRPVAHAPLRMREAAKLGFARCYGPAGGATASADADYRGLGALANVVDQVMGSA
- a CDS encoding MFS transporter → MAEAQALAAREPSEQEIRLVIGASSAGTIFEWYDFFIYGTLAYILKDAFYATDNETLGLLLVWSTFAVGFAFRPLGAVLFGYLGDKLGRKYTFLVTVTLMGIATAGVGLIPTVDTIGMAAPIIVILLRVLQGLALGGEYGGAAIYVAEHAPPEKRGFYTSFIQASVAGGFVLSIIVVLACRALIPEDAFAAWGWRVPFLLSIGLLAISLWMRLKLSESPVFQAMKAAGETAGNPFIESMTYPGNPKRLFVALFGITGILTTVWYTGFFSAMSFLRGPMHVDDLTVELVLLVSGLIVMSFYVIVGKWSDRVGRKKPIIIGAALSLALLFPLFWLMGSFANPQLAAAAEATPIVVSGPACETDPFAEMFQRDQTDCGKMLETLTASGVPYTLTPGETLSVTAGGNPIAIDPAWFADGAARRAGLHAALGVYGFDFAKQQPPLANVIGIVGVLLALGMLSALTYGSVAALLSEMFPPRIRYSSMSIPYHIGAGYLGGFLPLIAGVIVARTGDIYAGLWYTWVVVAFGLVVAWWGIPNGPPRDFADD
- a CDS encoding iron-sulfur cluster assembly scaffold protein; translation: MTARPAAKLYSPALLGLATELVQFPLDDTLSLRAEARSRSCGSVIAIGLALAEDGRIGRIGMTVSACAIGQASAALLARSAIGAEPARIRTTTTTLTAWLAGEGDLPEWPGLDVLSPALPHPGRHGALLLPWKAACEALSSGAEQG
- the phaR gene encoding polyhydroxyalkanoate synthesis repressor PhaR, with protein sequence MVGRAKAASGEIGDAIIIKKYANRRLYNTASSSYITLEDLARMVRENVDFQVLDAKSGDDITHAILTQIIMDEEANGEQMLPVSFLRQLIGMYGNSMQAMMPSYLEASMANFRDNQSKIREAFEKGLSATPFAAIHETNMAMMRAAADVFLPGMGKTKDKPKPAATDELAVLREQMAAMQKKLDELGK
- the alr gene encoding alanine racemase, whose amino-acid sequence is MTDNASGGERADRSVPPPPASLRLTVDRDALAANWRALDALSGSAKAGAAVKADAYGLGAATCVPVLRDAGCETFFVAHWSEVAAVIAHVPPQQVAVLHGVRNDPECAYARAVGAVPVINSLEQAERWSASGGGRCHLMVDTGINRLGIAVSEANDAAIAALDIDILMSHLASADEADSAMNPRQLAAFRGVLGAIPHRRASLANSAGIALGADYAFDLTRPGLALYGGVPRSELAAAIRPVAQVQAAILQTRTVAAGASVGYNATFTAPAPMRVGTVSMGYADGFLRTRGPGNAFSHHGRRLPILGKVSMDMVVIDLTAAPDLAAGDWVDVPWDIADAAQQTGLSAYEMLTVIGGRLRRG
- a CDS encoding aminoacyl--tRNA ligase-related protein, with product MSQIRHALTVKREDDFAKWYQEVISAADLAEESGVRGCMVIKPWGYGIWERIQRLMDDRIKAAGVQNCYFPLFIPLSNFTREAEHVEGFAKEMAVVTHHRLISDGKGGLIPDPAAKLEEPLVVRPTSETIIGDAMARWVQSWRDLPLLTNQWANVVRWEMRTRMFLRTSEFLWQEGHTAHENREQALEETHRALEMYRACAEDDLALPVIAGEKPENERFPGAVETWSIEAMMQDGKALQAGTSHYLGTNFAHAAGIQYQDREGTQQFCHTTSWGVSTRLIGGVIMTHGDDDGLRVPPAIAPQQIVIIPMLREAPEDAELIAYCEQVRAALAGQTALGERIRVLLDVKPGKAAAKRWDWVRKGAPIIIEVGSRDMADGKIAVLRRDQLWNTANGKPAFTYPVHADFAAEAGAVLEAIQSSLYEEARARRDANITRGVTEWAGVAAHFEKGGKYPGWVEVEWSKPTGAALDAVVEKLKTLKLTIRNVPRGGVAATGTCIFTGEPAVERILVARAY
- a CDS encoding patatin-like protein, yielding MRQKELRLALVCYGGVSLAVYMHGITKEVWHLARASRAFHHPAAVPLDGVAAAYRDFLRTVERDHALRLRVLPDILTGASAGGINAVFLAQALYAGHSLEPLTDLWLTNADASELTDPDAEPLWRYGKLWAQPIAEWFLSRPGNAVSATVSPETRAEVRAKVSRLVRGRWFSPPFSGSRFSAMLFEALMKMEAVGDGLPLLPASYPIDLTVTATDFRGHPERLRLNSPPHVEETEHRLPITFRARVGEGSRGGMPGMLADPLELVLAARATASFPGAFPPLTIAEIDALATAEGQQWPSRDAFLARIMPAHVARGSMAEVALIDGAVLVGAPFGAALTALHGRPAQREVDRRFVYLDPRPDGARPAPGTRTRDVGFFGAIFGSLSTIPREQPIRDDLERIDQQSRDAARLKRIVMDLQPDIDRAVEKLFGYTFLLDRPTPKRLSAWRSRAQQAAAERAGYAFGAYALTKFDGILGQLATLILRAAGQPMADTGALIEVLRCELEARGLHQLTGAQGGATLGAIAFFRAHDTGFRIRRLQMLSRKLARDWQVDPEISEDALDRARDRLYEILALYYRADEDVLHAPRFRELAVNALKAPAAVIDYLSAERLLPATDLAAEELLIDALEDMPKSLKRRMLLTYLGFPFYDVATLPLSRREGLDEFNPVKIDRISPDDARSIRDGGTAATLRGIEFYNFGAFFSRDYRENDYLWGRLHGAERMIDLVASTVTGGVAPQTITAAKRSVFLAVLEEEELSGRCQRGLIDQIRLEVHERMG
- a CDS encoding CvpA family protein, whose amino-acid sequence is MAGLDIIIAIIVVIAAIGGFMRGLVQEVLSLAAWVLAAFALHFLHPELTKGLRMLYPVEPGDALLAFVLLLLIPYAAMKVIIGTASGASDGAVLGPVDRVLGFGFGAIKGALMAVFAFALVVTGYDESWGYTGRPQWMTEARTYAAADAFSRQLLPAIEVRRERLRGEFEAREAAAKRAAR